The following coding sequences lie in one Arabidopsis thaliana chromosome 3, partial sequence genomic window:
- the BCAT3 gene encoding branched-chain aminotransferase 3 (branched-chain aminotransferase 3 (BCAT3); FUNCTIONS IN: branched-chain-amino-acid transaminase activity, catalytic activity; INVOLVED IN: branched chain family amino acid metabolic process, metabolic process; LOCATED IN: chloroplast; EXPRESSED IN: 23 plant structures; EXPRESSED DURING: 13 growth stages; CONTAINS InterPro DOMAIN/s: Aminotransferase, class IV (InterPro:IPR001544), Aminotransferase, class IV, conserved site (InterPro:IPR018300), Branched-chain amino acid aminotransferase II (InterPro:IPR005786); BEST Arabidopsis thaliana protein match is: branched-chain amino acid aminotransferase 5 / branched-chain amino acid transaminase 5 (BCAT5) (TAIR:AT5G65780.1); Has 30201 Blast hits to 17322 proteins in 780 species: Archae - 12; Bacteria - 1396; Metazoa - 17338; Fungi - 3422; Plants - 5037; Viruses - 0; Other Eukaryotes - 2996 (source: NCBI BLink).) encodes MERAAILPSVNQNYLLCPSRAFSTRLHSSTRNLSPPSFASIKHSSSSVSSNGGISLTRCNAVSSNSSSTLVTELADIDWDTVGFGLKPADYMYVMKCNIDGEFSKGELQRFGNIEISPSAGVLNYGQGLFEGLKAYRKKDGNNILLFRPEENAKRMRNGAERMCMPAPTVEQFVEAVTETVLANKRWVPPPGKGSLYVRPLLMGTGAVLGLAPAPEYTFIIYVSPVGNYFKEGVAPINLIVENEFHRATPGGTGGVKTIGNYAAVLKAQSIAKAKGYSDVLYLDCIYKRYLEEVSSCNIFIVKDNVISTPEIKGTILPGITRKSMIDVARTQGFQVEERNVTVDELLEADEVFCTGTAVVVSPVGSVTYKGKRVSYGEGTFGTVSKQLYTVLTSLQMGLIEDNMKWTVNLS; translated from the exons atggagagagCAGCAATTCTCCCGAGTGTTAATCAAAATTACCTACTTTGTCCTTCACGCGCCTTCTCCACGCGCCTCCACTCCTCTACTCGTAACTTATCGCCGCCGTCATTTGCCTCCATCAAG cattcttcttcctctgtttcttctaatGGTGGAATCTCTCTTACTCGATGCAACGCTGTTTCGTCCAATTCTTCCAG TACGTTGGTAACTGAATTAGCCGACATAGATTGGGATACCGTTGGATTTGGGCTTAAGCCAGCTGATTATATGTATGTGATGAAATGTAACATTGATGGAGAGTTCTCAAAAGGTGAGTTGCAACGTTTTGGGAATATTGAAATTAGCCCATCTGCTGGTGTACTCAACTATGGAcag GGATTGTTTGAAGGGCTAAAAGCTTACAGAAAGAAAGATGGTAATAACATCCTCCTCTTTCGTCCTGAGGAGAATGCAAAGCGTATGAGAAATGGTGCTGAGAGGATGTGTATGCCTGCTCCAACCGTTGAGCAGTTTGTAGAAGCTGTGACAGAAACTGTACTAGCAAACAAACGTTGG GTTCCACCACCAGGTAAAGGTTCCTTATATGTTAGACCATTGCTAATGGGAACAGGAGCTGTTCTTGGTCTTGCGCCTGCACCAGAATATACTTTCATTATCTATGTTTCGCCTGTTGGGAACTACTTCAAG GAAGGTGTGGCACCTATCAATTTGATTGTGGAGAATGAATTTCACCGTGCAACTCCTGGTGGTACCGGAGGTGTTAAAACCATAGGCAATTATGCTGCA GTACTGAAGGCACAGTCAATTGCGAAAGCTAAAGGATATTCCGATGTTTTGTACCTTGATTGCATTTACAAAAGATATCTTGAGGAGGTCTCGTCTTGCAATATTTTCATCGTGaag GACAATGTGATATCTACTCCTGAAATAAAAGGAACCATTTTACCCGGTATTACTCGAAAAAGTATGATAGACGTGGCTCGAACACAAGGGTTTCAG GTGGAGGAACGGAATGTGACAGTGGATGAATTGTTAGAAGCAGACGAGGTTTTCTGCACAGGAACCGCCGTGGTTGTCTCTCCTGTTGGAAGCGTCACTTACAAAGGCAAAAG AGTGTCTTACGGAGAAGGTACCTTCGGAACTGTGTCGAAGCAACTCTACACCGTTCTGACAAGCTTGCAGATGGGTCTGATTGAAGACAACATGAAATGGACTGTGAATCTTAGTTAA
- the BCAT3 gene encoding branched-chain aminotransferase 3 (branched-chain aminotransferase 3 (BCAT3); FUNCTIONS IN: branched-chain-amino-acid transaminase activity, catalytic activity; INVOLVED IN: branched chain family amino acid metabolic process, metabolic process; LOCATED IN: chloroplast; EXPRESSED IN: 23 plant structures; EXPRESSED DURING: 13 growth stages; CONTAINS InterPro DOMAIN/s: Aminotransferase, class IV (InterPro:IPR001544), Aminotransferase, class IV, conserved site (InterPro:IPR018300), Branched-chain amino acid aminotransferase II (InterPro:IPR005786); BEST Arabidopsis thaliana protein match is: branched-chain amino acid aminotransferase 5 / branched-chain amino acid transaminase 5 (BCAT5) (TAIR:AT5G65780.1); Has 12479 Blast hits to 12479 proteins in 2523 species: Archae - 154; Bacteria - 7638; Metazoa - 266; Fungi - 416; Plants - 252; Viruses - 0; Other Eukaryotes - 3753 (source: NCBI BLink).) has product MERAAILPSVNQNYLLCPSRAFSTRLHSSTRNLSPPSFASIKLQHSSSSVSSNGGISLTRCNAVSSNSSSTLVTELADIDWDTVGFGLKPADYMYVMKCNIDGEFSKGELQRFGNIEISPSAGVLNYGQGLFEGLKAYRKKDGNNILLFRPEENAKRMRNGAERMCMPAPTVEQFVEAVTETVLANKRWVPPPGKGSLYVRPLLMGTGAVLGLAPAPEYTFIIYVSPVGNYFKEGVAPINLIVENEFHRATPGGTGGVKTIGNYAAVLKAQSIAKAKGYSDVLYLDCIYKRYLEEVSSCNIFIVKDNVISTPEIKGTILPGITRKSMIDVARTQGFQVEERNVTVDELLEADEVFCTGTAVVVSPVGSVTYKGKRVSYGEGTFGTVSKQLYTVLTSLQMGLIEDNMKWTVNLS; this is encoded by the exons atggagagagCAGCAATTCTCCCGAGTGTTAATCAAAATTACCTACTTTGTCCTTCACGCGCCTTCTCCACGCGCCTCCACTCCTCTACTCGTAACTTATCGCCGCCGTCATTTGCCTCCATCAAG CTTCAgcattcttcttcctctgtttcttctaatGGTGGAATCTCTCTTACTCGATGCAACGCTGTTTCGTCCAATTCTTCCAG TACGTTGGTAACTGAATTAGCCGACATAGATTGGGATACCGTTGGATTTGGGCTTAAGCCAGCTGATTATATGTATGTGATGAAATGTAACATTGATGGAGAGTTCTCAAAAGGTGAGTTGCAACGTTTTGGGAATATTGAAATTAGCCCATCTGCTGGTGTACTCAACTATGGAcag GGATTGTTTGAAGGGCTAAAAGCTTACAGAAAGAAAGATGGTAATAACATCCTCCTCTTTCGTCCTGAGGAGAATGCAAAGCGTATGAGAAATGGTGCTGAGAGGATGTGTATGCCTGCTCCAACCGTTGAGCAGTTTGTAGAAGCTGTGACAGAAACTGTACTAGCAAACAAACGTTGG GTTCCACCACCAGGTAAAGGTTCCTTATATGTTAGACCATTGCTAATGGGAACAGGAGCTGTTCTTGGTCTTGCGCCTGCACCAGAATATACTTTCATTATCTATGTTTCGCCTGTTGGGAACTACTTCAAG GAAGGTGTGGCACCTATCAATTTGATTGTGGAGAATGAATTTCACCGTGCAACTCCTGGTGGTACCGGAGGTGTTAAAACCATAGGCAATTATGCTGCA GTACTGAAGGCACAGTCAATTGCGAAAGCTAAAGGATATTCCGATGTTTTGTACCTTGATTGCATTTACAAAAGATATCTTGAGGAGGTCTCGTCTTGCAATATTTTCATCGTGaag GACAATGTGATATCTACTCCTGAAATAAAAGGAACCATTTTACCCGGTATTACTCGAAAAAGTATGATAGACGTGGCTCGAACACAAGGGTTTCAG GTGGAGGAACGGAATGTGACAGTGGATGAATTGTTAGAAGCAGACGAGGTTTTCTGCACAGGAACCGCCGTGGTTGTCTCTCCTGTTGGAAGCGTCACTTACAAAGGCAAAAG AGTGTCTTACGGAGAAGGTACCTTCGGAACTGTGTCGAAGCAACTCTACACCGTTCTGACAAGCTTGCAGATGGGTCTGATTGAAGACAACATGAAATGGACTGTGAATCTTAGTTAA